The sequence below is a genomic window from Pirellulales bacterium.
CTATGCCAGGCGCTGATGAGCTCGAACGAATTCCTGTACGTCGACTGACGCGACGCAATGTTTGGCGCGATAACGCGCAGCGCATTCCCGACACGACAACGCGGCACTCCCAGCAAACAGCACCATGCAATTACCATATTCCCGCCGACAGTTCCTGGCTGAAAACGCGATGGGCATTGGTGCGCTAGCTTTGTCTTGGATGACATCGCAAGAAGCGCGCGCCATCCCGGCCAAAGTACCGAAGGATCCGGCTCGCTTTGATCTCAAGCCCAAGGCGCCGCACTTCGCCCCGCAAGCCACGGCGATGATCTCGCTGTTTCAGCATGGTGGGCCGTCGCACGTCGATCTTTTCGACCCCAAGCCCGAACTTACCCGGCTAAGCGGTACCGACTATCCAGGCGAGGTCGTATTCAGCTTCGTCAACAACGCCAGCAAAGCGCTCTTTGGCAGCCCGTGGAAATTTTCGAAACACGGCCAATCCGGCACCGAGCTTTCCGAGCTGCTGCCGCACCTGGCCGAGATCGTCGACGACGTCTGCTTGATTCGCTCGATGCACACCGGTGCCAACGGGCATGAAGTTTCGATCCGCTATTTTCATGGCGGCATCCCAGGGATCGTTGGCCGGCCGACGCTCGGCTCGTGGCTCGTTTACGGGCTGGGATGCGAAAGCCAGGAGTTGCCCGCGTACCTGGTGCTGACCGATCCCGGTGGCTTGCCGGTCGACGGCGTCACGAACTGGTCCAACGGCTTTATGCCTCCGTTGTTCCAGGGCACCGTGCTACGGCCGAAAGAGCCGCGGATATTGAACCTCGAGGCGCCGGCCCATCTGCGCGGCGCCGTGCAGGATCAGAACCTGGCCTTCTTGCGCGATCTCAACCAGCGCCACCTAGCCGACCACCCTGGCGAAGGCGATCTTGAAGCCCGCATCGCCAGCTATGAATTAGCAGCCGCGATGCAAACCGCCGCGACCGAGGCACTCGACGTCTCGCGCGAGACGGCCGCCACGCACGCCATGTACGGACTCGACGAACCCGCGACGCGCGAGTACGGCACGCGCTGTCTAATCGCCCGCCGCCTGGTGGAGCGCGGCGTGCGATTCGTGCAATTATTCATGGGCGGTCAACCCTGGGACAACCACACCGACATTCGCAATGGCTTGCCCGCCAATTGCAAGCGGACCGACAAGCCGGCCGCGGCCCTGGTCAAGGATTTGAAGCAGCGCGGCATGCTCGACACGACGGTCGTACATTTCGGCGGCGAGATCGGCCGGCTCCCAGTCACGCAGAGTCAAGGAGACATATCGAAGGCGGGCCGCGACCATAACG
It includes:
- a CDS encoding DUF1501 domain-containing protein; translation: MQLPYSRRQFLAENAMGIGALALSWMTSQEARAIPAKVPKDPARFDLKPKAPHFAPQATAMISLFQHGGPSHVDLFDPKPELTRLSGTDYPGEVVFSFVNNASKALFGSPWKFSKHGQSGTELSELLPHLAEIVDDVCLIRSMHTGANGHEVSIRYFHGGIPGIVGRPTLGSWLVYGLGCESQELPAYLVLTDPGGLPVDGVTNWSNGFMPPLFQGTVLRPKEPRILNLEAPAHLRGAVQDQNLAFLRDLNQRHLADHPGEGDLEARIASYELAAAMQTAATEALDVSRETAATHAMYGLDEPATREYGTRCLIARRLVERGVRFVQLFMGGQPWDNHTDIRNGLPANCKRTDKPAAALVKDLKQRGMLDTTVVHFGGEIGRLPVTQSQGDISKAGRDHNGQGFSMWVAGGGFKPGMTYGETDEFGHRAVKDIVTPNDFQATLLHLFGLNHEQLSYLHSGREQQITAGRTARLVREIINA